In a single window of the Elaeis guineensis isolate ETL-2024a chromosome 4, EG11, whole genome shotgun sequence genome:
- the LOC105036082 gene encoding polyphenol oxidase, chloroplastic-like codes for MAGLPQPNLSSCSLSTCPSSFACPFYPQRPRVSLSFKTSHVHPRISCKATRDEHEKPMPTTEAIGSSGKLDRRDMLIGLGGLYGAAAGLGVNRKALGLPIEAPDISKCGPSNLPSGATATDCCPPTTSKIIDFKLPPRSDPLRIRSAAHVVDSEYLAKYAKAVELMKALPADDPRNFTQQANVHCAYCDGFYEQIGFPDLNLQIHNSWLFFPWHRFFLYFHEKILGKLIGDETFAVPFWNWDAPAGMQMPSIYTDPSSSLYHKIRDAKHQPPYLVDFDFDGQDPSFTHDQQIDYNLKIMYRQVITNGKTAQLFMGSPYRAGDQPDPGLGSIEDVPHNTVHVWTGDRNQPNGEDMGTFYSAARDPIFYAHHSNIDRMWYVWKMLGGKHKDFEDKDWLNCSFLFYDENADLVRVKIEDCLDTQRLRYTYQDVEIPWLKTRPTPKGTAVAKKGARSPRAVTEATFPVTLDSSVSATVRRPKVSRSRKEKEDEEEVLVVEGIEFDPDMFIKFDVYINTPEEEGVDPGSTEFAGSFVNVPHKNIRSKKEKKVRTALRLGITDLLEDLRAEADDSVLVTLVPRQGKGKVKVGGLRLEFLK; via the coding sequence ATGGCAGGCCTCCCTCAACCAAATTTATCTTCCTGCTCCCTCTCCACCTGCCCTAGCTCCTTTGCATGCCCCTTCTATCCACAGAGGCCTCGGGTCTCTCTTTCCTTTAAGACATCTCACGTCCATCCCAGAATCTCATGCAAAGCAACAAGGGATGAACATGAGAAGCCCATGCCCACCACGGAGGCCATAGGATCTTCAGGCAAGCTCGACCGCCGTGATATGCTCATCGGCCTTGGTGGGCTCTACGGAGCTGCCGCCGGACTTGGAGTCAACCGCAAGGCCCTCGGACTCCCCATTGAAGCCCCGGACATTTCCAAATGTGGCCCCTCCAACCTCCCATCCGGCGCAACAGCTACTGACTGCTGCCCACCAACCACCTCCAAAATCATCGACTTCAAGCTCCCGCCACGCTCCGACCCCCTTCGCATCCGCTCTGCCGCCCACGTAGTTGACTCAGAGTACTTGGCAAAGTATGCCAAGGCCGTGGAGCTCATGAAGGCCTTGCCGGCCGACGACCCACGTAACTTCACCCAACAGGCTAACGTCCACTGCGCCTACTGTGATGGCTTTTACGAGCAGATCGGCTTCCCTGACCTCAACCTCCAGATCCACAATTCCTGGCTCTTTTTCCCCTGGCACCGGTTCTTCCTCTACTTCCATGAGAAAATACTCGGCAAGCTCATTGGCGACGAGACCTTCGCGGTTCCCTTCTGGAATTGGGATGCACCCGCTGGCATGCAAATGCCTTCCATCTATACCGACCCTTCTTCGTCGCTATATCACAAGATTCGTGACGCCAAGCACCAGCCACCGTACCTCGTCGACTTCGACTTCGACGGGCAGGACCCATCCTTCACCCACGACCAGCAAATCGACTACAACTTAAAGATAATGTATCGCCAAGTGATCACTAATGGGAAGACAGCACAACTGTTCATGGGATCCCCCTACCGCGCCGGGGACCAGCCAGATCCTGGCTTAGGCTCGATCGAGGACGTGCCGCACAACACCGTCCATGTATGGACTGGTGATAGGAACCAGCCAAATGGAGAGGACATGGGCACTTTTTACTCAGCTGCCCGTGATCCCATCTTCTACGCCCACCACTCCAACATCGATCGCATGTGGTATGTGTGGAAGATGCTCGGTGGAAAGCACAAGGACTTCGAAGACAAGGACTGGCTCAATTGCTCCTTTCTCTTCTACGACGAGAACGCCGACCTAGTTCGAGTCAAAATTGAGGATTGTCTGGATACTCAGAGGCTCCGCTACACCTACCAAGATGTCGAGATCCCTTGGCTGAAAACTCGACCCACTCCCAAGGGTACTGCGGTGGCGAAGAAGGGGGCAAGATCACCACGAGCCGTCACAGAGGCGACGTTCCCGGTGACCTTGGACTCGTCAGTGAGTGCGACGGTGAGGCGGCCCAAGGTGTCGAGGAGCAGGAAGGAGAAAGAGGACGAGGAGGAGGTCCTGGTGGTCGAGGGGATCGAGTTCGACCCCGACATGTTCATCAAGTTCGACGTGTACATTAACACGCCGGAGGAGGAAGGGGTTGACCCTGGGTCAACTGAGTTTGCCGGGAGCTTCGTCAACGTGCCTCACAAAAACATTCGcagcaagaaggagaagaaggtgagGACGGCGCTGCGACTGGGGATAACGGACTTGCTGGAGGACCTCAGGGCCGAGGCAGACGATAGTGTGCTCGTCACGCTGGTTCCGAGGCAGGGGAAGGGAAAGGTGAAGGTGGGTGGGCTCCGGCTTGAGTTCTTGAAATGA